Proteins from one Bradyrhizobium sp. CB82 genomic window:
- a CDS encoding ATP-binding sensor histidine kinase, with product MEQISSLFGIETNADFHVAWQDDELVFYRRDRQCADAPSVLAVLPRSEHPRPLVLERLAHEYALKDELSGVWAVRPLAFVREQGRVMLTLEDPGGCPLEQLLGVPMEIERFLALAVGITATLAKMHQRSLVHRDVNPRNILVNEAAGNIRLSGFGMASRLLRERQSPGPPEIISGTLAYMAPEQTGRMNRSIDSRTDLYALGVTFYRMLTGTLPFSAGDPIEWIHCHIAKEPEPPSERLKSIPTPVSAIVMKLLAKNAEERYQTAAGAGSDLEHCLVEWRAHACIADFQLGEQDMPDRLTVPEKLYGREQEVSALITAFDRVAKGGRAELALVSGYSGVGKSAVVNELQKVVTPPRGLFATGKFDQFKRDIPYLTFAQAFQNLIRSLLARTEGELRTWRDAFGNALGMNGQMMVDLVPDLKLIIGEQPPLPELPPKEARQRFEVVLRRFIGVFARPEHPLALFFEDLQWADTATLELLGDLLTQSELRNLLLIGSYRSNEVDDAHPLMAKLDAIRSAGAAIIEISLGPLSLETLQRLVADALRCEPVEAAALAQLTYNRTLGNPFFAIQFLTGLADEELIQHHGRGTTWQWSLDRIRARPHTDNVVDLMIAKMKRLPVNTQRLLTLLACMGSLAQRRTLEIAYFGPRERLEDALLDATRADLLLPMDGSYKFLHDRIQEAAYKLIDEKQRTATHVRIGRTLLAHLTHDEIAAQLFEIVNQLNHGIVAVADDQTQRSTATFGDGGTLFDRSERLAVAALNLRAARRAKSSNAYASACVYLKAGMALLAPDLWQADYELVFGLHLERAECEFLSGNPDIARRLIPELLERAASKVDQAAVYRLKIVIHVMTSEYQRAVESALVCLSLFGIEMPAHPSDEQVKSAYEEVWHNLGQRTIESLIDLPLMSNLDMLAAMAVLSDLSAPAHVTDVNLMRLNTCYLVNLSLKFGATSASTFGFAWFGVLLGPVFHRYGDGYRFGELAVRLAEKHAFVAHRAKVNLARSLLGFWSRDITSAVDFTGVAFQAALDTGDYTFACYSLNYRIEALLARGDHLDEVWKEAEAALAFARRVNFRDAADIIVGQQRLIQNMRGLTTNFSSYNDAEFEETAFEAQLTPDRMATMVCWYWVLKLQARFISGDFEAAVAAADKARALLWSSDAQIHAAKLCFYDALATAAICGPVGTAHRDRRLAALRAHLSRLGEWADNCAAIFGELHALVAAEVARVEQRELDAERLYEEAIRLARKSSFTQDEALCNELAGRFYSGRGFETIAQTYFRNARYCYVRWGALGKVKQLDEEYPLLREAGALPAGGGAIGAPLEYLDLATVIKLSQALSSEIVFEKLIQKLMTIAVEHAGADRGILILPTGDNVQIEAEATTRRDGIEVCLATKPAMGSQLPLTMLQYVLRTRESVVLSDAFAHNEFLSDDYIRTKRCRSAFCLPLLRQTRLIGVLYLENTLAKGAFSPARESLLKLLASQAAISLENSHLYRELAERERRIRRLVDANIIGIVIFDFEGRIIEANDTFLRMLQFERDDFDSGRVRWTDLIPPEWRDRAAQALEAVKTTGATQPFEREYLRKDGSRVPVLIGAASFEDGADEGVAFVLDLSERKRAERALRELQNEFAHANRVATMGQLAASIAHEISQPIAAVATNAAAAQRWLAKTPPNLDETRHTIEQIGSDARRATNIISGIRALFKKSAPRKDCFDLNEAVREISDLTGAEAIKHGVSLHTRLAGGLPAIEGDRVQLQQVMLNLVLNATEAMSGVDTGPRQLVIRTEAIETDSIKVAVEDSGPGLDPESFEMVFTPFHSSKPSGLGMGLSICRSIIESHGGRIWVSANRPRGAVFQFTIPFRGGSAGPLQSGYEQNPPR from the coding sequence GTGGAGCAGATATCATCCCTGTTCGGCATTGAGACGAATGCCGACTTCCACGTTGCTTGGCAGGACGACGAACTTGTGTTCTACAGACGGGACCGGCAGTGCGCTGACGCGCCGTCTGTGCTGGCCGTGCTTCCGCGCTCGGAGCACCCGAGGCCGCTCGTTCTCGAACGGCTCGCCCACGAATATGCGTTAAAGGATGAGCTGAGCGGCGTGTGGGCCGTGCGTCCGCTCGCGTTCGTGCGCGAGCAAGGCCGCGTGATGCTCACGCTCGAGGATCCCGGAGGCTGTCCGCTCGAACAGCTTCTCGGCGTGCCGATGGAAATCGAAAGATTCCTTGCGCTTGCCGTCGGCATAACCGCCACCCTCGCCAAAATGCACCAACGGAGCCTCGTTCATAGGGACGTCAACCCCCGCAACATCCTCGTGAACGAGGCGGCGGGAAACATACGCCTCTCCGGATTCGGCATGGCCTCCCGCCTGCTTCGGGAGCGCCAGTCGCCGGGCCCTCCCGAAATCATATCCGGGACTTTGGCGTATATGGCGCCCGAACAGACCGGTCGAATGAATCGCTCGATCGATTCGCGAACCGATTTGTATGCGCTGGGCGTCACGTTCTATCGAATGTTAACCGGCACCCTGCCGTTTTCGGCCGGCGATCCCATTGAATGGATCCATTGTCATATCGCCAAGGAGCCGGAGCCCCCGAGCGAGCGGCTCAAAAGTATCCCGACCCCGGTCTCGGCAATCGTCATGAAGCTTCTGGCTAAGAACGCCGAGGAGCGCTACCAGACCGCAGCCGGTGCCGGGAGTGACCTCGAACATTGTCTCGTCGAATGGCGCGCACATGCCTGTATCGCCGACTTCCAGCTCGGCGAGCAGGACATGCCGGATCGGCTGACTGTCCCCGAGAAGCTATATGGTCGCGAACAGGAGGTCTCCGCCCTCATTACCGCCTTTGATCGCGTCGCCAAGGGAGGGCGGGCCGAGCTGGCGCTCGTGTCGGGCTATTCGGGGGTCGGCAAGTCCGCTGTCGTGAATGAGCTGCAGAAGGTGGTGACGCCCCCGCGCGGACTGTTCGCTACCGGCAAGTTCGACCAGTTCAAGCGCGATATCCCATATTTGACCTTCGCGCAGGCATTCCAGAACCTGATCCGTTCACTGCTTGCACGAACGGAAGGCGAACTGCGCACCTGGCGCGACGCATTTGGCAACGCCTTGGGCATGAACGGGCAGATGATGGTGGACCTCGTCCCTGATCTGAAGCTCATCATCGGAGAGCAGCCACCGCTTCCCGAACTTCCGCCGAAGGAGGCCCGGCAGCGGTTCGAGGTCGTGCTTCGGCGCTTTATCGGCGTATTCGCGCGGCCCGAGCATCCGCTCGCTCTGTTTTTCGAGGATCTGCAGTGGGCCGACACGGCAACTCTGGAGTTGCTCGGGGATCTTCTGACGCAGAGCGAGTTGCGCAATCTGCTGCTGATCGGCTCCTACCGCAGCAATGAAGTCGACGACGCCCATCCGCTGATGGCCAAGCTCGATGCGATCCGCAGCGCCGGCGCAGCCATCATCGAGATTTCCCTTGGTCCTCTCAGCCTCGAGACCCTGCAGAGATTGGTGGCGGATGCACTGCGCTGCGAACCCGTCGAGGCCGCAGCGCTTGCGCAACTCACATACAACAGAACGCTCGGCAATCCATTCTTCGCCATTCAGTTTCTGACCGGCCTCGCCGACGAAGAGCTCATCCAGCATCACGGGCGCGGAACAACCTGGCAGTGGAGCCTCGATCGTATCCGTGCCAGGCCCCACACCGACAATGTCGTCGACCTGATGATTGCCAAGATGAAGCGTCTCCCGGTCAACACGCAGAGACTGCTGACACTGCTTGCATGCATGGGAAGCCTTGCCCAGAGGAGAACCCTGGAGATCGCCTATTTCGGCCCACGCGAGAGGCTTGAAGACGCCCTGCTCGATGCAACCCGGGCCGATCTCTTGTTGCCTATGGACGGTTCATACAAGTTCCTGCACGACCGGATTCAGGAGGCCGCCTACAAGTTGATCGACGAGAAGCAACGGACGGCGACCCACGTTCGGATCGGACGGACGCTTCTCGCCCACCTGACGCATGATGAGATCGCCGCGCAACTGTTCGAGATAGTCAATCAACTCAATCATGGCATCGTGGCCGTCGCCGACGACCAGACACAGCGCAGTACCGCAACGTTCGGCGACGGCGGAACTCTCTTCGACCGCTCTGAACGATTGGCCGTTGCCGCGCTCAACTTGCGCGCCGCACGCCGCGCCAAATCATCGAACGCCTATGCTTCGGCCTGCGTGTACCTGAAGGCGGGAATGGCTTTGTTGGCGCCCGACCTCTGGCAAGCCGATTACGAGCTCGTGTTCGGGCTTCATCTCGAACGGGCCGAGTGCGAGTTCCTGAGCGGCAATCCAGACATAGCCCGGCGGCTCATCCCAGAGCTGCTCGAACGCGCGGCTTCGAAAGTCGACCAAGCAGCCGTTTATCGTCTTAAGATCGTTATCCATGTGATGACCTCGGAGTACCAGCGCGCCGTCGAGAGTGCTCTCGTATGTCTTTCTCTGTTCGGGATCGAAATGCCGGCCCATCCGAGCGACGAGCAGGTCAAGAGCGCGTATGAGGAGGTCTGGCACAATCTGGGCCAGCGAACCATCGAGAGTTTGATCGATCTCCCACTCATGAGCAATCTGGACATGCTCGCGGCAATGGCCGTGCTCTCCGACCTTTCAGCGCCAGCACACGTCACCGACGTGAATTTGATGCGGCTCAATACTTGCTATCTGGTCAATCTGAGCCTGAAATTCGGCGCCACGTCGGCCTCGACCTTTGGCTTCGCATGGTTCGGCGTTCTTCTTGGCCCCGTATTCCATCGCTATGGGGATGGGTATCGTTTCGGCGAGCTTGCCGTGCGCCTCGCCGAGAAGCACGCGTTTGTGGCGCATAGGGCCAAGGTCAACCTCGCCAGGAGCCTGCTCGGGTTCTGGAGCCGGGACATCACGTCGGCAGTCGATTTCACCGGTGTGGCCTTTCAGGCAGCACTCGACACGGGTGACTATACTTTTGCCTGCTACAGTCTCAATTATAGGATCGAGGCTCTTCTCGCGCGCGGGGATCACCTCGATGAGGTCTGGAAAGAAGCAGAGGCGGCGCTTGCCTTTGCGCGCAGAGTCAATTTTCGCGATGCGGCTGACATCATCGTCGGCCAGCAGCGGCTCATTCAGAATATGCGAGGTCTGACCACCAATTTTTCGAGCTACAACGACGCGGAATTCGAGGAGACGGCATTCGAGGCACAGTTGACCCCCGACCGTATGGCAACGATGGTCTGCTGGTACTGGGTGCTGAAGCTGCAGGCCCGTTTCATCTCCGGGGACTTCGAGGCGGCGGTCGCGGCGGCCGACAAGGCGCGAGCGCTGTTGTGGTCTTCGGACGCCCAGATTCACGCCGCCAAGCTATGCTTCTATGACGCGCTTGCGACTGCGGCCATTTGCGGACCGGTCGGGACCGCGCACCGCGATAGGCGGCTGGCCGCGCTCAGGGCCCATCTTAGCCGATTGGGGGAATGGGCTGACAATTGCGCGGCGATCTTTGGCGAGCTGCACGCCCTTGTCGCTGCCGAAGTTGCTCGCGTCGAGCAACGGGAGCTGGATGCCGAGCGGCTCTACGAGGAAGCCATCCGGCTTGCGCGCAAGAGCAGCTTCACTCAGGACGAAGCCCTCTGCAACGAGCTGGCTGGACGATTCTACTCGGGGCGCGGCTTCGAAACGATTGCCCAGACCTATTTCCGAAATGCGCGGTACTGCTATGTCCGCTGGGGTGCTCTCGGCAAGGTCAAGCAGCTCGACGAGGAATATCCGCTTCTTCGGGAAGCAGGTGCGCTGCCCGCCGGGGGTGGCGCGATCGGCGCGCCGCTGGAATACTTGGATCTCGCCACCGTCATCAAACTGTCGCAAGCCCTCTCGAGCGAAATCGTCTTTGAGAAATTGATCCAGAAGCTCATGACGATCGCCGTCGAGCATGCGGGTGCGGACAGGGGGATCCTGATCCTCCCCACCGGTGACAACGTCCAGATCGAAGCGGAAGCCACCACTCGCCGCGACGGCATCGAAGTTTGTCTGGCCACGAAGCCCGCCATGGGATCGCAGCTTCCATTGACGATGCTGCAGTATGTGCTGCGGACGCGCGAGAGCGTGGTCCTTAGTGACGCTTTTGCTCACAATGAATTTTTATCCGATGACTACATCAGGACGAAGCGGTGCCGTTCGGCGTTCTGCCTACCCTTGCTGCGACAAACAAGGTTGATCGGTGTTTTGTATCTCGAAAATACCCTGGCCAAAGGCGCATTCTCGCCTGCGCGGGAATCGCTGCTCAAGCTGCTTGCGTCCCAGGCGGCAATCTCGCTCGAAAATAGCCATCTGTACCGCGAATTGGCAGAACGCGAACGCAGGATCCGCCGTCTTGTCGACGCTAATATCATCGGTATTGTCATCTTTGACTTCGAAGGTCGGATCATTGAGGCCAATGACACCTTTCTCCGCATGTTGCAGTTCGAGCGTGACGATTTCGACTCCGGCCGCGTACGCTGGACCGACCTGATTCCGCCCGAATGGCGCGACCGGGCTGCGCAGGCATTGGAAGCGGTAAAAACGACCGGTGCGACACAGCCATTCGAGCGGGAGTATCTTCGCAAAGATGGCAGCCGTGTGCCCGTACTAATCGGCGCGGCGAGCTTCGAGGACGGCGCCGACGAAGGAGTTGCTTTCGTGCTCGACTTGAGCGAACGCAAGCGCGCCGAACGTGCCCTTCGCGAGTTGCAGAACGAGTTCGCCCACGCAAACCGCGTCGCCACGATGGGGCAACTCGCGGCCTCGATCGCACACGAAATAAGCCAACCGATCGCAGCAGTAGCCACTAATGCCGCTGCGGCGCAGCGCTGGCTTGCCAAAACGCCGCCGAATCTCGACGAAACTCGTCATACGATCGAACAGATTGGCAGCGATGCGCGCCGCGCGACCAACATTATCAGCGGGATCCGCGCTCTCTTCAAGAAATCGGCGCCACGAAAGGATTGTTTCGACCTCAACGAGGCTGTCCGCGAAATCAGCGATCTGACCGGGGCGGAAGCGATCAAGCACGGCGTGTCGCTACACACCAGGCTTGCGGGAGGCCTGCCAGCAATCGAAGGAGATCGAGTCCAGTTGCAGCAGGTGATGCTCAACTTGGTTCTCAACGCAACCGAAGCAATGAGCGGCGTTGACACCGGCCCGCGGCAGTTGGTCATCAGAACTGAAGCGATCGAAACAGATTCAATCAAGGTCGCAGTCGAGGATTCCGGTCCCGGGCTCGATCCGGAGAGCTTCGAGATGGTCTTCACCCCCTTCCACTCAAGCAAGCCGAGTGGCCTCGGCATGGGACTCTCGATTTGCCGGTCAATCATTGAATCGCATGGCGGTCGAATATGGGTGTCTGCAAACAGACCGCGCGGAGCCGTCTTTCAGTTTACGATCCCCTTTCGCGGAGGCAGCGCAGGTCCTCTGCAATCTGGGTATGAACAGAACCCACCACGTTAA